A section of the Leptolyngbyaceae cyanobacterium genome encodes:
- a CDS encoding YdeI/OmpD-associated family protein — translation MSNFDNQLENFYAKNGQEWREWLEKNHRTSIGVWLIYYKVKSGKPSIKYSEAVKEALCFGWIDSKVKALDEERYMQIFTPRKLKSVWSKLNKQYIAELIDLGLMTEAGLAKIEAAKQNGSWNILDSIEELVIPDDLKQELGTNEAANKFFDSLSRSSKKNILYWIESAKRPETRAKRIEITINSAAQNKKPKL, via the coding sequence ATGTCAAACTTCGATAACCAACTAGAAAACTTTTATGCAAAAAATGGCCAAGAATGGCGGGAATGGTTGGAAAAAAACCATCGTACCTCTATTGGTGTATGGCTAATTTACTACAAAGTAAAAAGTGGTAAGCCAAGTATTAAATATAGCGAAGCAGTCAAAGAAGCTTTATGCTTTGGTTGGATTGACAGTAAAGTTAAAGCTTTAGATGAAGAACGCTATATGCAAATATTTACGCCCCGGAAACTAAAGAGCGTATGGTCAAAATTAAACAAGCAGTACATCGCAGAACTAATCGATCTAGGTTTGATGACTGAGGCTGGTTTAGCCAAAATTGAAGCAGCCAAACAAAATGGTTCGTGGAATATACTAGATTCAATAGAAGAGTTAGTTATTCCAGATGACTTAAAGCAAGAGTTAGGTACCAATGAAGCTGCTAATAAATTTTTTGATTCATTAAGCAGATCTTCTAAAAAGAATATACTATATTGGATTGAGAGCGCTAAACGTCCTGAAACAAGGGCGAAAAGAATTGAAATCACGATAAATTCAGCAGCGCAAAACAAGAAGCCAAAGTTATAA